The Eubacteriales bacterium genome window below encodes:
- the rplR gene encoding 50S ribosomal protein L18, with the protein MKVIVKPDRNKIRTARHRRVRNKISGTSERPRLNVFRSTSHIYAQVIDDIKGVTIASASTAEKDVASKISGKTKKEAAKIVGEIVGKRAIQKKVTEVVFDRGGYLYTGRVAELADGARQAGLKF; encoded by the coding sequence ATAAAAGTGATTGTAAAACCAGATAGAAATAAAATTCGTACTGCAAGACATAGAAGAGTACGAAACAAAATATCCGGAACGAGTGAGAGACCAAGGCTTAACGTATTCAGAAGCACTTCTCATATATATGCTCAAGTAATTGACGACATTAAAGGAGTGACAATCGCCTCCGCCTCAACTGCTGAAAAAGATGTTGCCAGCAAGATTTCCGGCAAGACAAAAAAAGAAGCTGCGAAGATTGTAGGCGAAATTGTAGGCAAAAGAGCAATTCAAAAGAAGGTTACTGAGGTAGTCTTCGACAGAGGCGGATACTTGTACACTGGCAGAGTAGCAGAGCTGGCAGACGGTGCAAGACAAGCTGGACTGAAGTTTTAA